The Bacillota bacterium nucleotide sequence TCCCACCGCTCCCAGATGGTGGTGGCCCCCATGGAAAGCATGTATCCCCAGCTGGGATAGGTGGTCTGGGTCAGGAGCTTGTAGGCCACATCGGCCCTTCCCTCCGCCGCCAACACCTCAAAGATATACTTCGTACACTGGTTGCCGGTGGTAATATGCCAATCGTGGGCCTCAATGTCCCGGACCAGGTTATCGACAACCCGTGACCGGTGTTCTGGCGGTACAAGATCGAGGAAAAGGGCTAGGGTATTGGAACCCTGGGATCCCCCGGCATATTGCCCGGTGGCTGCATCGAAGAACTGGGCGTTGAAGGCCGCTTTGATCTCTTCGGCCCGTTTTGCGAAGCGCCGGGCATCATCATCCTTGCCAAGGACCTTAGCAATCTTGGAGAGTAATACGTAGTTGTAGTAGTAGTATCCGGTGGACATCAGACTGCCGGGGGTGATGGCGGAAACGGCACCGGCCCCGATGCTTTCTGGGATACTGTGGGCAATGGGGGAAGCCCAGTCACCATAGTAGCTGTAGTGAAGGATGTAATCCTTGGCTTGGGAATGGAGGTACTCCGCCCACCGGCACATTCCGGCGTAGTGTTTCTCCAACAGTTCCCTGTTACCATAATGGAGATACAATAACCAGGGAATGATCAAGTAGCAGCTAGAGACGGGATCCGCTGGGTAACCGCCGTACATCCGTTGGTAGGGAGCTGTATCCGCGATGGCCCCTGTCTTTTCCCCTTGGGTGTCGGCAATGTCATCGAGCCACTTACGGTAGAACTGATACATGTGGAAATTGAGGATGGATTCCTCCGCCCGGGCCGTAAGATCGTTGAGCCAGCCGCACCGTTCATCCCGCTGGGGACAATCGGTGGGGATGCTGTGCAGGTTGCAGGCCTCGGTCCACCAGATGGCTTTGTGGATCCGGTTTAGTAGATCATTGCTGCAGTTAAACTGCCCCCGCGGTTTCACCGCAGAACGGACCACGATACCGGTGATGGCCTCCTTGGTGGGTGTTCCCGGAAAGCCCTCCACTTGGATATACCGAAAACCATGGTAGGTAAACCTAGGCTCATATACCTCCACCCCATCCCCTTTGAGGAAGTAGATATCCGTTGCCTGGGCGGAACGTAAATTAGCCTGGTTTACCGTCCCATCCTCATGCAGAATCTCCGCAAACTTCAAAGCAACTCGACTTCCCCGGGGGCCTTGGACCTTGAGCCGGGCCCACCCGGCAATATTCTGCCCCAGGTCAAAGACGTAGACCCCCGGCTTTGGCTCCCTTATGCTTTGGGGAATTAATTCATCCACCGCCTGAATGGGCTCAAGGAGCTGGGATACCAGCTTACCCTTGGGCGGCTCTAGGGTCACCGCTTCCCGCCAAACCCCATGGGAGGGCACAAATCCCGGTTCCGCCCAGCCGGTCTGTTCAAGCCGGGCGTCGTAATGCTCACCGTTGAAAAGATGGTTGTAGCGAATAGGCCCATCCAGGGAGGCCCACCAATTGTCACTTCCCTTGGTGACAAGCTCCGTGATAGTCCCATCCCCGTACTCAATCCGCAGCTGGCAAAGGGTTTGCTGTTGGGCAGCCCAACCAAGTCCCACCAGGATGCCGATGGCGTTTTCGCCCACACGCAGATACGGGGCAATGTCGTAGGTGCTGTATAGCACCCGTTTATCCGTATCAGTCCAGCCGGGATCTAAGACGTTTCGGCCCACCTTCTGACCATTGAGCCAAAGCTCATAGTAACCCAGGCCCGTCACGTAGGCCCGGGCCCGTCTGATGGGTTTCTCCAGAAGAAACTCCCGCCGGAACAGGGCACTGACCCGGGGCCGCCGTTCATGGGGAACCCCGATCCACTCCCCATGCCATTCCCTTTCATCCAAGATCCCCATTTCAAATCGGGCCGGTGCACTATAGGGGCTAACTTGATCCTGTTCGTCCCAAACCCGGACTTTCCAGAAGTACTCAGCGTAACTTTCCAGGGGCTTCCCCTGATAGACCACACTGACCGAATTTCCTGCCTGGACAAAGCCCGAATCCCAAAGGTCCCCCACGTCCTGGTCTAGCAAGGCCTCACTGCTCGCCACCAGGACTTGATACCCCCGCTGTAAACCGCCGCGACCAGAAGACTCCACCCGCCAGGAGAAACTAGG carries:
- a CDS encoding family 78 glycoside hydrolase catalytic domain, which produces MVDNLVPTDLRVDYLVDPLGLDNPTPSFSWRVESSGRGGLQRGYQVLVASSEALLDQDVGDLWDSGFVQAGNSVSVVYQGKPLESYAEYFWKVRVWDEQDQVSPYSAPARFEMGILDEREWHGEWIGVPHERRPRVSALFRREFLLEKPIRRARAYVTGLGYYELWLNGQKVGRNVLDPGWTDTDKRVLYSTYDIAPYLRVGENAIGILVGLGWAAQQQTLCQLRIEYGDGTITELVTKGSDNWWASLDGPIRYNHLFNGEHYDARLEQTGWAEPGFVPSHGVWREAVTLEPPKGKLVSQLLEPIQAVDELIPQSIREPKPGVYVFDLGQNIAGWARLKVQGPRGSRVALKFAEILHEDGTVNQANLRSAQATDIYFLKGDGVEVYEPRFTYHGFRYIQVEGFPGTPTKEAITGIVVRSAVKPRGQFNCSNDLLNRIHKAIWWTEACNLHSIPTDCPQRDERCGWLNDLTARAEESILNFHMYQFYRKWLDDIADTQGEKTGAIADTAPYQRMYGGYPADPVSSCYLIIPWLLYLHYGNRELLEKHYAGMCRWAEYLHSQAKDYILHYSYYGDWASPIAHSIPESIGAGAVSAITPGSLMSTGYYYYNYVLLSKIAKVLGKDDDARRFAKRAEEIKAAFNAQFFDAATGQYAGGSQGSNTLALFLDLVPPEHRSRVVDNLVRDIEAHDWHITTGNQCTKYIFEVLAAEGRADVAYKLLTQTTYPSWGYMLSMGATTIWERW